Genomic segment of Pseudomonas sp. CCI4.2:
GTTTCGCCCAACCGTGATTTGCTGGCATTGGGCGCCGCCAATCTGCTGTCAGGTCTGTTCCATGGCATGCCGGTGGGCGCGGGGTATTCGGCGACGTCGGCAAACGAGGCGGCAGGTGCGACGTCCCGTCTGGCAGGTTGGAGTGCAGCGCTGATTTTATTGATCGTGGTATTGACGCTGTTGCCGAGTATCGCGCTATTACCCGAGCCGGTACTGGCAGCGATTGTCGTGCAAGCCGTCAGCCACACACTGCGGCCCTCAGTTTTTGCGCCTAACTTCATCTTGCACCGTGACCGAACGGTGGTCATCGCCGCAGTTCTGGCGGTCTTGGCCTTGGGGGTGATGGATGGCTTGCTCGCCGCCATCGCGGTCAGTTTGGTGATGATGTTGCGACGGATGTCTGAGTCATCGGTGACGATACTCGGCCAGCTCAATCATGGTCATGATTTTGTCAGTCGCGCCCTGCATCCGAACGCACAAGCGGTTAGCCATATTTTGATTTTGCGCCCCGACACGGCTCTGTTCTTTGCCAATGCCGAACGGGTTCTGGCGCAGATACGCAACTACATCACCGCCGCCGGGGACACGGTGCATACCTTGATTATCAGCCTGGAAGAGTCGCCGGATCTGGACAGCTCAAGCGTGGAAGCGTTAACGGAGTTCTGCACGGCGCTCATCAGTGAGGATAAGCATTTGCTGTTTGCACGCCTGAAACCGCCCGTTCAACAGGTGTTGGTGCGAGCCGCCATTCCCGGATTGCCGATAGAGACGTTATGCGCCCTGAGCGTCGATGACGCCGTTAACGTCGCGCAACGCCTTTATCCCTGACGTGCGTAGGCATGGCGGTTAATGGGGGCGGACACACTGGATCTGCGAGAAGCTACCGCCGCTGACCGTCACCACATTGTTGTTGGTCTTCTCCAGCTCGGTAGGCGGCGAGAGGTGAAGATCTCTGACGGCAGCTGTCGGGTTTTCCCACAATATCTTTTGCAGGCTCACATAACCAGACGCTTCACCGTCGCCGGTGACGATGCGGATTGAGCTGCCACCGGGGCGATAGTAAATGGTGGCAATCGAACCGGGGCAAATGTAAGCACTGTCAGCCATAGGCTTGGGAAGCAAGCCGTTCGCGATGCTGCCGATAAAACTGTAAACCAGCCAGCTCACCGTAAAGATCGCACAGAGGGTCAATATAATGCGTGCCGGGCCGTTAAGGGTACGACGTGGGCGCACGGGTGCGGGGGTTGGCGTGATCGCTTCAGACAATGGGGCCAACGGGCCCTCGGGCACGTCAATCGGCAGCGGCTCGCTGACCTCGACGGCAGCCACTACGGCGACGGCCATTACGCTGTCGAGTGGCGATTCGGCGATCACCCGCGGCCGCACGGGTTCCGGCACCGGTGCGATGACCCGCAGGCGTGGCGCCGGCCTCGGAAGCTGGGTGCGCCGGACGCGGATGATGCGCGCTTGCAGGACCACGAACGCCGCGCACAGCAGCGGCACCATCACGTTCAACGCTGGAGACTGGGTGTTGACCCAGCCCACGATTGCTGGGTCGGACACGGCGATATCGCCCGCAACGTACCCCAGCAATGCGCCGCCCACCGACACCAACATCGGATTGAGTCGAAGCACGTGGACGATTTGGATACTGCCGAACATCAGCAATGGCACGCTTAAAAACAGGCCCAGTACCAGATAGAACACACTGCCTTGCGCGACGGCGGCGAGACCGACGACGTTGTCCATGCTCATCACCAAGTCGGCGATCAGCACGGTGGCCACGGCACCGGATAACGTAGTCGTAACGTTTTCGACAGGGCTGCTGTCGTCATCCATGCGCTCTTCGATCAACAGCTTGATGGCGATGAAGATCAACAAACCGGCGCCGGCGATTTTCAAAAAAGGGACCAGCAGTAACCACCCGGCAAGGGTGGTCAGCAAGACGCGCAACATGATCGCGCCGCTGGTGCCAATCATCACCGCTTTTTTGACCTGTTCGGCCGGCAGCCCACGGCAAGCCAGCGCAATCACCAGCGCGTTGTCTCCAGACAAAATCAGGTCCAGCAAACCGATCTGGAAAATCATGCTGAGCGCGTGCAGTAAACCTTCAAACACCATGGAGCTTGATCACTCGCGTCATTACTTGTGGGGCGTCGTTGCAGGGCCCGAACGGAACTGCTTGAGGAACTCGGCGTCCGGGGTCAACACCAACATCGGCTGGCTGTCGGCCAACGCTTGCCGGTACGTCTGCAACGAGCGGTACAACTTGTAGAACTCGGGGTCTTTGCTAAACGCTGCCGACAACACCTGGTTAGCCTCGGCGTCGGCCTCGCCGTGGGTAATTGCCGATTGACGCTGCACTTCGGACAACAACACGGTCCGGTCCCGGTCGGCTTTGCCCTGAATCTGTTGCGCCCACTCGAAGCCCTGGGCGCGAAGTTCTTTCGCTTCACGGTTACGCTCGGACTTCATCCGGTCGTAGATCGCTTGGCTGGCCTCGAACGGCAAATCGGCACGGTGCAGTCGCACTTCGGTGACGTCGACGCCCAGCGCGCGCGCCTTGTCAGCAACGTCTTTCTGAATAATCGCAACTTCCGGCCGACGCTCGTCCGACAGCAATGACCGCAGCGACACTTGGCCTAATTCCCGGCGCAACGACGAGCTGACCATTTGCGTCAGTTGAGCATTGGCCTGGTCCAGGGTGCCCACCGCCTGGTAGAAACGCAGCGGGTCGCTGATCCGAAAGCGAGTGTAGGTGACCACTTCCACACGCTTCTGGTCACCGAGAATGACCTGTTCGGCAGGCGAGGTGAGCATTTGCAAACGGCTGTCGTAGAACACCAGCGAGTCACTGAACGGGATTTTGAATTTCAGCCCCGGCGCACCGGCCACGCCCATGGGCGCACCAAATCGAATAATCAGTGCTTGTTGGGTTTCATCAACCACATACACCGATGAACCCAAGGCCCAGAGTACGGCGATGCCTAGACCTGCCAGAAGCCACTTCAGCGTCGAACTCACGATTTGGCGTCCTTTTGCACGGTCTTGCCAGGGTCGGAAAGCGGCAGGTAAGGCACTACGCCGGACATGCCTTTGCCTGAAGAATCGATAATGACTTTGGAGGCTTTTTTCAGCACTTCGTCCATGCTTTCCATGTACAAACGCCAAGCCGTGACGTCTTTGGATTGCACGTAGCTGTAATACACAGACAGGAAGCGCTTGGCCTCGCCTTCGGCCAGGTTACCGACTTGGGATTTATAGGCCTCGGCGTCTTGGGTGATTCGCGCCGCGTCGCCGCGCGCACGGGGGATGACATCGTTAGCGTAGGCTTCGGCTTCGTTACGCGCGCGCTCTTGGTCGGCACGCGCACGCTGAACATCGTTGAAGGCGTCGATAACTTGCGGTGGCGGGTCAACCCGTTGCAGCTGAACCTGAGTGATCAAAATGCCGGCTTGCTCACTGTCCAGCAACTGTTGGAGCAACTCCCGAGTTTCATCGGCAATTTGTGCGCGCTTGTCGGACATAGCCGCCTGAATAGGCGTGCGGCCAATGACTTCGCGCAAAGCGCTTTCAGCGGCAATTTTAACCGAGCGCTCGGGTTCACTGATTTTGAACAGGTAAAGCCCCGCGTCTTTTATTCGCCAGAATACTGTGCAATCGGCTTCGACGATGTTTTCGTCGCCGGTCAGCATCTGTTTGTCCCGCGAACCACTATTACCCGTCGTCAACGCGGTGCTAGCAGTGCCCAGCTGCAGTTGGTTGACTTGAGTCACCTTCGGCAACAGCACGGTTTCGATGGGGAAAGGAAAGTGGTAATGCAGGCCAGAGTCAGTGGTATCCGCCCAACGACCAAAGCGCAGCACCACGCCCTGCTCGTCCGGTTGAACCTTGTAAATGCCCGAGAAGATCCAGGCCAATACGATGAGCCCCCCGATCAACAACAAGCCGCGTCCTTTGAGATCCAGAACGGCGATGCTGTAATTGATCCGTTCGCGCAGGCTCGCCGCCGAATGGGTGGCTTCGACCAGAACAGGCGCCGGGCTATCGGTCATGCAATTGCTCCTGTCCATTGAGGACCTGGGACCCTTACCGCAAGTGGTGGGGTCGCCGAAGCCGCGCAGAATACCTGAACCGCTGACCGTCGTCACTGACATGGATCATGTTAAAAACCGGACCCAAAACCGAGTGGAAAACAGCAGAATTGATACCCTGCGTCGCTGAGTCCTGAAGGTTAAACGCCCGAAAAATGCTGGCCAATCTGCGCCGTCGCGTACCAACTCATAAGGGTACTTGCCAACGGACTGCCTTCGGCGCCGGACCAGTCGGCAAAGTCTTCTTCGGCAACGGGCATGTACGGGCCATGCTTCACTTCGAAGATCACCCCGCCGACGTCCAGCGAAAGCACGGCATGCCAGCAACCTGCAGGAATCTCCAGAACAGCGCAATCTTCGCCCAGCACGGTGCGCTCGATCACAGCACCGGCGTCATCGAAATTCAAGACGACGAAACGACCGCTCAGTGGGTAGAGCAATTCCCACGTATGGGGGTGACGTTGCGCACGAACGTAAGTGCCAGGCTCCATGGCGATTGCCAGGCGCTGGATTGGGTCGCTCAGCTCCACATGAAGATTGCGGTTGGCGCGCAGGCGAGATGATTGCTGGGCCTGAGCGGCGAGCGCATCCAGGTCGGCGGGGGTGATCTGCTTCATAAGGACTACCGATACGAATAAAGGCGCGATTATGGCCCAGCCCGTCTGCGCATTCAAAGAGCTGCGCGGGATAAACACGTATTACGAGTGGGCGTGTCGAGCCTGTCTGCGCAGGAACATAAGGGCGGCAATGGGGAATCCCAGTCCGACAATGACCAGGCTACCGACCATGCCTTCACGGCCAAAAATACCGTACGCACACCCGAACAGCAGCGCGGCCACTGCCGGAACACCCAATACGCAGATAATTAATGCATGGGCGCCAAAAAACGCTTTAAGGGCCCTTTGGCGTTGAACACGCAAATCAGCCAAAGGTGCATCCAGATAACGATAGTTACCAAGTACAGGCTGAGATGGAGCAGATCCTTGGTCAGGCCACTTCCGTTCATTACACACACCCCTCACTGTTGAATCGCTCTAAGGCCAGTGACCCATCTGACGCAACAGTCAGACGTTACTTACGCCGTCGCACAGGATACATGATAGGACTCCGGGCATAATTCACCATGTTTAGAGGCCATCAGCGCCCTTGAGTTTTTCGGTTTCTTAAAGGCCTTTTAGATCGTTCCGCAGACTGAACACACAACGGTGGCAAGGCCTGCTTGCAGACGACGTCTGTCGAATCCTGCAAAGGGTTGCGGCAAATCAATTGCCCTTTGCACGACTAATTTGTAGGCTACACCGAATGATACATAGCTTGTTACATCACTGCTAAGCGGCGGTGGCAACTTTTTTTGACGCACTCACGCGATAGCCATTCCCTGTGACTGCGAGCGCAAGCGTAACTCCGGAGGCAAGTAACATGACTGCAATTGTCAGTCTACCAATCAGGTCGTGGGACCAACCGATTAGCAGTGCCGACCAAGCCCTCGCCCTTGAGGCGTTGGAGTCGGGCAATGTTGTCCTTCTGCCTCAACTGCCATTCGTCGTTCGTGAGGATGAACGTACACTGCTCAAATCCACTGTGATTCAGGGCATCAAGAACGTCAGCCTAACACCCGCCAACGGCACGTTTAAAGGCAGCAAGGGCACTGAAGCTGAACAGCGCCAGCTACAGTCGATGATGACGCGCTTCGCGATGTCGACCAAAACCTTGACTACCAACCTGCTCGGCCATTACGAAGACAGCCTGCAACAAGCTCGCACCAGCTTTCGACCAGTGGAGATCTCTGGGCGCGCTAGCTCGTGGCGCAAGGATGACACTCGGTTGCACGTTGATAATTTCCCGTCGTCACCGACGTCGGGCAAACGCATTCTTCGTGTCTTCAGCAACGTCAATCCGCAGAATCAACCTCGCGTATGGCGGCTTGGCGATCAGTTCGAGGCGGTTGCACAGCGCTATTTGGCGTCATTGCCAAAACCTTTGTGGGGCGCCAGTACGGTGATGAACGCGTTGGGCATCACCAAAAGCCCGCGCAGCGCCTACGATCACTACATGCTGCGTCTGCATGACCACATGAAAGCCGATCAGGAATACCAGACTCAACCGTCGCACCAGGAACATCGATTTGCCTCAGGCACGACTTGGATGGTCTTCACCGATCAGGTGCCCCATGCAGCCATGAGCGGTAAATTCGTTTTGGAGCAAACGTTTTTACTGCCAGTCGAACACATGCAACATCCCGCCCAAGCGCCGCTTCGAGTGCTAGAACGTCTGACGGGCCGCACACTGGCGTAACCCTTCTAACCGCCTCCAAGCAATCGAAACCCGCATCCATTTGGGTGCGGGCTGTCTTATTGATACTTCGGTGCCCCCCATTAGTTGGCGAAAACGCTCACTTGGCGCCCCATTAAGCGGCTGCCCTGCGCGTCAAAGCACTTAATCTAACGACATCCAAAAGATCGTGCTTTGCTTTAACGACTTTCTGTAGCAGCCTACCCAATTGAATGCCGATATTGGCTGCTCACTATTCAATAAGTCGCCGCCTCAATGAAGAAAAACTACGCGCCGCTGAGTAATTTGGTCGACCTGATGCTCGATGCCGTCTGCGTTGTCGACACGGGTGGCCGCTTTGCCTTTGCCAGCGCTGCGTGCGAACGAATTTTTGGCTATACCCCTGAGGAAATGGTCGGGCGATTGATGATAGATATGGTCTTGCCCGAAGATCGCGAACGTACGCTGGCGGTTGCCAAAGAGGTCTCGTCGGGGAATGCCAAGTCCTACTTCGAAAATCGCTATGTGCGTAAAGACGGCAAAGTTGTTCACATCATGTGGTCGGCGCGCTGGTCAGAGCTTGATCAACTGCGGATCGGCGTCGCGCGTGACATCACGGAGCGCAAACAGGCTGAAACCTTGCAAGCAGCGTTGTATTCGATTTCTGAAGCCGCTCACGCCGCCGAAGATTTACTGACGCTGTTTCAGCGCAGTCATCAGATCGTTGGCGAACTGCTGCCTGCCCTTAGCTTCTCCATAACCCTGCGTGATGAAAACACCGGCGAGTTGAGTTTCGCCTACCACATGGATGAGCTGGACCAGCCGACAACGCCGAACTCCGTCGCCCAAATCCTGAGTACCGAGGTGGTCCGTACCGGACAATCCCGGTGCCTGAACTCGGAGACCACCGACGCCATTTCCGCGCTGTTAAACAACGTTGTGGAGACCGATTTACTGTGTTGGCTTGGCGTGCCACTGCTCGCTCAACGCGGCACTATTGGCGCACTGGTCATCAGAAGCGAAGCGGGTAGCTTACGGGACACCCAGAAGGATCTTGAGCTGCTGCAATTCATCTCCACTCAGCTTGCTGCGGCCATTGACCGCAAGCAAATGGAGGCGCGGCTGCAGCACATGGCCCAAAACGATCTATTGACCGGCCTGCCCAATCGCGGGCTTTTTCATGATCGGTTGCAAGTGGTGCTCACTCGAGCGCGACGCGAACAAAGCCAATTCGCCCTGCTGTACCTCGACCTAAACAACTTCAAACAGGTCAACGACACCTTGGGCCATGCGGTGGGCGATTTGCTGCTGCAAGAAATTGCCCGACGCCTGAGATGCTGTGTGCGCGAATCAGACACCGTTGCGCGGATGGGTGGCGATGAGTTCGTGCTGCTGCTGGGGAACATCCAACGAGCGGAAGATGCGTCGCTCGTGGTCGAAAAAATCCATCGCTCACTGGATCAGCCATTAGAGGTCGATGGCCATGTCATGAGCGCGCGCATGAGCATCGGCATCGCGCTGTACCCTGAGAATGGCGTGGACGGTAAACAGCTGCTCAAGCACGCCGATGAAGACATGTACCGTGCAAAAAAGACACTCAACGGTGCCTCTCACGGCCTGCCAACATCCCTCCAGCTCGACGCCGAGTCGCCGCTCGTGGAGCCCTGAACACACGCGATATCCCGTTACTCTCCCAACGGACGCAACCGGTACTGCGGCGGCAACTGCTCGAAACCAGTGATGGTGGCGTTCAGGCTTTTGAAACGCCCATCCTTAATGCCGTAGATGCAGCCATGGATCGACAGCTTTTGCCCCCGGTGCCAGGCGTTTTGCACAATGCTGGTGTGACCGACGTTCGCCACCTGCTGAATCACGTTCAGCTCACACAATCGGTCGACACGCTCTTCTTCGGTCGATAACGCGGCCAAGGGTGCGCGGTTTTCGTAATACAGGTCCCGAATCGACCGCAGCCATCCGTCAATCAGCCCCAACTGGCAGTTCTGCATCGATGCACGCACGCCGCCGCAGCCATAGTGGCCGGTCACCAGGATGTGTTTAACCTTGAGCACGTCCACTGCATATTGAATCACCGACAGGCAATTGAGGTCGGTGTGCAGCACCACGTTGGCTACGTTGCGGTGTACGAACAGATCGCCTGGCAACATGCCGACAATTTCGTTGGCGGGCACTCGGGCATCTGAGCAACCGATCCACAGGTATTCCGGCGCTTGCTGGCGAGCCAGCTTGGCGAAAAACTCCGGGTCTTTATCCTTGATTGCATCGGCCCAGCGCTCGTTGTTGTCAATCAGGTCTTGTAGTTCGTTCATGTGTTTACGCCTCGAAGATGATGCCCAGCTTTGACTGGCGCACAGCCGTTCAGGTCACGTGGATGTACCGCGGCCGGATCAAAGAACAAAAGGAATCTTCATGGATGTGATCGGTCAACGTTAATAAGGCCCCAAAACACGAGGAATTGCCATGACTGAATCACGTCGCCCGTATGGCTCACCGCAGCCGGAACCGATTGACGATAATGAAGACCGAATGGGTTCAATGGAAGAACTTCACTTCGAGGAAGATGAGCCTACCGCTCGCATCGGCGATCTGATACCTGAAGAGGAACTTGCCCACGAGATCCCCGATGAGCGTGTCCGAGAAGCGGGAATGACCGGGGCCTCGACCTCAGACCACCACTCAACCGACGACGACATGAGCCCGGAAACCCTGATCGACGAGGACGGAGCGCGCTCACCTCACGAAGCGGGCGACGACACTCCGGCGGATTGGGAGCTGAGTATCGTCGGCGAAAATGATATTGGCGGTGGCGACGGTCTGGACGAGGCCGAACTGGCGGATATCGATCCGCTGGACGGTAAACCACAACCTCGAAATCCTGAGTGACGGTTACTCGAACAAGGTGCAGGCCATGACCAACGCATCTTCATGGCCACCCGCTGCTGGGTAGTAATCGCGGCGGCGGCCAATCTCGTTGAAGCCAAAACTTTCGTACAAACGATAGGCCGACAGGTTGCTGGCCCTGAGTTCGAGAAAACACTCGCGCCCATTAAGCTCGTAGGCACGGGACATTAGATGCTCCAATAAGCGCAGCCCTAAACCCCGGCCTTGGCTTTCAGGTTTGACGGTAATGTTAAGCAGGTGTGCTTCATCGATGATGACGTTAATCACGCCATGGCCGACTTGCTGAGCGCCTTCGAACATCAGCCATATTTCATAAGATTTGAGCGCATCGAGGAAAATACCCCGGGTCCACGGGTGGGTGAACGCCGCATATTCGATCTTCAATACCGCGTCCAGGTCGGCCTCAGTCATACGTCGAAAGGTCAAGGAGTCGGCCGTTGCGCCAGTGTTTTTCGAAGCGTTAGTCATTCAATCGTCTTCCATCGTGTCATCAGCCGTCGCATGGCTAGCCAGACATCAGCTTTGCGTTGCGGCTCGTCCATTAATAGTTCCAGACCTGGCAAGGCCCAGGCGCTGCCAAGCCCTTCGACCTGCAGTTCACGGTTGTAAGATTCGGCGTTGGCTTCGCCGGCAAACCTGATCGACGGCAAACCAATGAGCCATAGGCAAGCGCAGGGCTCATCTTCCAAACGAGCGCTAACGAAGCCTTGGACGAAATCACGCGCAGACTCAGGTCCTTGGTCAAGCTGCCCACGTACCAACAGTGGCCAACGAACCGGCTCGCCAATGATCCGCGGGCTATCGCGCAAACCCGCCGCACGCAGCATGTCCTTGAGCAACAGGTACGCCGGATCGCGACTTTGAAACGCTTCGCCTGTGGGTAACTCGACCAGTAGCAGACAACGGCCGGCCCGGAGCAATTGCAAGGCAAAACGCGGCGGCGCAACAAACGCCGCTTTGATCGGCGCGGATGCTGCTTGTGCAACGTCGATCACGGCGTTATTTCGCGTGCTGGCCAAGGATGGACGGGGTACTTCGACCTTTGGGGGCTCGATCACCGGCTTGGCGTTGAGCGCAACAGCTGCGGGAGCCACTGCCACCGACGCCGGAGACAGCTGCTTGATGCCCGGTTCGACAGGCGGAGGCAACGGTGCCAGTAATTCCGGGCGCGAAGGTGCCGCAAAGGGAAGCGCAGTGCGCGGCAGCCAGTTGACCACCTGCATGGCGTTTAGATAAGCGCGGCGGCGGGACTCATTAAGCAAAGGTCGGCCATCTGTGGATAAGTAAAGATGAGGATTCTACCGCCCTTCGCCGATTCCCGCCGCAGTTGATCACCCAGGGGTGAAATGTTGACCGACCGATGCAGTACAATCGCTGCTTTTATTTGCCAACAGCCGGCCATCCGATGATCGAACCTAAGCGCGTCTTGCGCGCCCTTGCCGAGCACTGGGCGTTATTAGAGCCACTGTGCGAACACTTCGACCAAGGCACGTTAAGCCTGACCGAGTTGCGCCTGCAATTGGCGGCTCAGCAACTGGACAGCACGCCGCAGGACATCACCCACCTGCTGGACGTGTGGATTCGTCTGGACATTCTGGTTCCGGTGGCCAAAAGCCCGAACCGTTTTGAACTGAACGCTCAGATTCACGACTTTCTGTCTTACCTGCGGCACGAACATCGCCTGGGTTTGTGCTTGGAAATTGAAGCCTACCTGCGCCATTTGGAGCGGTTGGCGGGTTACATCCAGGACGCTTTTGATATTCGCGACGCCAGTGATCTAGCGCGTCAACTGCGCCTGCTCGACATGCGCGTGCGCGATGTTCTGAAGAAGCTCGCCAATGATGAACAGGCGTTGATCGCAGTGGCCGAAAGAGCCAAGACCAGCGACCGACAGATTCCTCTTCGTCAACGGTATGCCGAGGTACTGGCGACCTGGGACGAATACATCGAACCGATGATCCAGTTGGTTAACGCCGATGGCGCGTTTGAACAAGGCGTGCGCAAGGTCGAAAACGTCCTGCTGCGCCTGCTCACTGAACAGCAGCGCCTTGGCCATCTGGTGGATGACGACATGCTGCTGCGCACGCATGCGCGCATCCTTGAGATGCAGACCAGCGCTCAGTTGACCTTGCGCCATGCGCGGGAGCTGTTATTGCCGCTGCGCGAAGAAGCGCGTCGGCATAACGCCGTGACCCGTGGCGCAGCGCTGGCGTTGTCGGCGATTCGCAAACGCGGCATCGATGCGGTGCCCCACGCGGCCATGCCTATGTTCACACGGCCGCAAAGCACGTTTCTGGGCAGTGCTAGCCAGGTTGAAGCCTATGTCTATGCCTTGGCCCGTTTCGAACCGAAACCGGCGAAGTTTCCCACGGCCAACGTCAGCACCCGTAAGGGCGAGCCACCCCGGGCTCCACGCACCGTTAAAGAAATGCTGGAGCGCTGCGAAGATGCATTGCCACTGCCCGACCTGATGGTTTGGTTACTGGAACAAGAACCGAACGGTCCCACCGACGAATTGCTGTACTGGTTCTCGCGCCTCTCACGGGACAAACGCTTCAGCCGCGAACGCCTGGATCGTCGCGATTATCACACTCAGGAGCACCAGGTCAGCCTGCGCTCCTTCGCCCTGCTCTCTAGCCGAGATGAGCACCTAGAGAATTCTGCGAGCACCTCTCATGCATATTGATCTATCCGAAATGTCCCAGTTGGCGCCGATTTTTCGTGAGCTATTGAAGGGCTATCACGTCAGCCGCCGCGACCCTGAGCTGTACGCGCAGCTGTCCAATAGCCAGGATCAATACCGCACGTTGTTTAAGGCCCTGGGCTACGAATTGGTCTGCGACACGCGCGGTTTTTATTACTTCGTACCCGACCTCGCAGCAGCTCAGGTCAACAAGACCGCGCAACGATTGGCGCTGTTCACCTTCATTATTGTCGAGCACTTGGCTGACCAGGGTCGTGACCCGGTGGCCGTGCTGGACGGTGGCAGCCTGGGCCGCGATGAGTTACCTACGCTACTAGAGAAATACCGCGATCTGTTCGTACAAGCTGAAGTGCAAACCCAAGAAGAGCTGGAAGAAAAGATCATGCGCCGCATGACCCAGCTCGGGTTCGCCAGTGAGGAAAACGGCATCTACCGTTTCTTGCCGCCGATGCATCGCTTTCTGGATGTATGCCTGTCGGTGCAGCAAGACCGCGATCTAGCGGCCAGCCTGCACAGCGTCTTGCCATTGCCGACGCCGATACTGATAGACGACGACGGCGCACTGCTCGATACAGAAGATCCGCTAGACCTCGCCGCGTTCGACGAGCC
This window contains:
- a CDS encoding TerC family protein — its product is MVFEGLLHALSMIFQIGLLDLILSGDNALVIALACRGLPAEQVKKAVMIGTSGAIMLRVLLTTLAGWLLLVPFLKIAGAGLLIFIAIKLLIEERMDDDSSPVENVTTTLSGAVATVLIADLVMSMDNVVGLAAVAQGSVFYLVLGLFLSVPLLMFGSIQIVHVLRLNPMLVSVGGALLGYVAGDIAVSDPAIVGWVNTQSPALNVMVPLLCAAFVVLQARIIRVRRTQLPRPAPRLRVIAPVPEPVRPRVIAESPLDSVMAVAVVAAVEVSEPLPIDVPEGPLAPLSEAITPTPAPVRPRRTLNGPARIILTLCAIFTVSWLVYSFIGSIANGLLPKPMADSAYICPGSIATIYYRPGGSSIRIVTGDGEASGYVSLQKILWENPTAAVRDLHLSPPTELEKTNNNVVTVSGGSFSQIQCVRPH
- a CDS encoding protease modulator HflC; translated protein: MSSTLKWLLAGLGIAVLWALGSSVYVVDETQQALIIRFGAPMGVAGAPGLKFKIPFSDSLVFYDSRLQMLTSPAEQVILGDQKRVEVVTYTRFRISDPLRFYQAVGTLDQANAQLTQMVSSSLRRELGQVSLRSLLSDERRPEVAIIQKDVADKARALGVDVTEVRLHRADLPFEASQAIYDRMKSERNREAKELRAQGFEWAQQIQGKADRDRTVLLSEVQRQSAITHGEADAEANQVLSAAFSKDPEFYKLYRSLQTYRQALADSQPMLVLTPDAEFLKQFRSGPATTPHK
- the hflK gene encoding FtsH protease activity modulator HflK — protein: MTDSPAPVLVEATHSAASLRERINYSIAVLDLKGRGLLLIGGLIVLAWIFSGIYKVQPDEQGVVLRFGRWADTTDSGLHYHFPFPIETVLLPKVTQVNQLQLGTASTALTTGNSGSRDKQMLTGDENIVEADCTVFWRIKDAGLYLFKISEPERSVKIAAESALREVIGRTPIQAAMSDKRAQIADETRELLQQLLDSEQAGILITQVQLQRVDPPPQVIDAFNDVQRARADQERARNEAEAYANDVIPRARGDAARITQDAEAYKSQVGNLAEGEAKRFLSVYYSYVQSKDVTAWRLYMESMDEVLKKASKVIIDSSGKGMSGVVPYLPLSDPGKTVQKDAKS
- a CDS encoding WbuC family cupin fold metalloprotein, with amino-acid sequence MKQITPADLDALAAQAQQSSRLRANRNLHVELSDPIQRLAIAMEPGTYVRAQRHPHTWELLYPLSGRFVVLNFDDAGAVIERTVLGEDCAVLEIPAGCWHAVLSLDVGGVIFEVKHGPYMPVAEEDFADWSGAEGSPLASTLMSWYATAQIGQHFSGV
- a CDS encoding Kdo hydroxylase family protein; protein product: MTAIVSLPIRSWDQPISSADQALALEALESGNVVLLPQLPFVVREDERTLLKSTVIQGIKNVSLTPANGTFKGSKGTEAEQRQLQSMMTRFAMSTKTLTTNLLGHYEDSLQQARTSFRPVEISGRASSWRKDDTRLHVDNFPSSPTSGKRILRVFSNVNPQNQPRVWRLGDQFEAVAQRYLASLPKPLWGASTVMNALGITKSPRSAYDHYMLRLHDHMKADQEYQTQPSHQEHRFASGTTWMVFTDQVPHAAMSGKFVLEQTFLLPVEHMQHPAQAPLRVLERLTGRTLA
- a CDS encoding diguanylate cyclase domain-containing protein — protein: MKKNYAPLSNLVDLMLDAVCVVDTGGRFAFASAACERIFGYTPEEMVGRLMIDMVLPEDRERTLAVAKEVSSGNAKSYFENRYVRKDGKVVHIMWSARWSELDQLRIGVARDITERKQAETLQAALYSISEAAHAAEDLLTLFQRSHQIVGELLPALSFSITLRDENTGELSFAYHMDELDQPTTPNSVAQILSTEVVRTGQSRCLNSETTDAISALLNNVVETDLLCWLGVPLLAQRGTIGALVIRSEAGSLRDTQKDLELLQFISTQLAAAIDRKQMEARLQHMAQNDLLTGLPNRGLFHDRLQVVLTRARREQSQFALLYLDLNNFKQVNDTLGHAVGDLLLQEIARRLRCCVRESDTVARMGGDEFVLLLGNIQRAEDASLVVEKIHRSLDQPLEVDGHVMSARMSIGIALYPENGVDGKQLLKHADEDMYRAKKTLNGASHGLPTSLQLDAESPLVEP
- the can gene encoding carbonate dehydratase — its product is MNELQDLIDNNERWADAIKDKDPEFFAKLARQQAPEYLWIGCSDARVPANEIVGMLPGDLFVHRNVANVVLHTDLNCLSVIQYAVDVLKVKHILVTGHYGCGGVRASMQNCQLGLIDGWLRSIRDLYYENRAPLAALSTEEERVDRLCELNVIQQVANVGHTSIVQNAWHRGQKLSIHGCIYGIKDGRFKSLNATITGFEQLPPQYRLRPLGE
- a CDS encoding serine kinase/phosphatase gives rise to the protein MTESRRPYGSPQPEPIDDNEDRMGSMEELHFEEDEPTARIGDLIPEEELAHEIPDERVREAGMTGASTSDHHSTDDDMSPETLIDEDGARSPHEAGDDTPADWELSIVGENDIGGGDGLDEAELADIDPLDGKPQPRNPE
- the rimI gene encoding ribosomal protein S18-alanine N-acetyltransferase, with amino-acid sequence MTNASKNTGATADSLTFRRMTEADLDAVLKIEYAAFTHPWTRGIFLDALKSYEIWLMFEGAQQVGHGVINVIIDEAHLLNITVKPESQGRGLGLRLLEHLMSRAYELNGRECFLELRASNLSAYRLYESFGFNEIGRRRDYYPAAGGHEDALVMACTLFE
- a CDS encoding energy transducer TonB — encoded protein: MLNESRRRAYLNAMQVVNWLPRTALPFAAPSRPELLAPLPPPVEPGIKQLSPASVAVAPAAVALNAKPVIEPPKVEVPRPSLASTRNNAVIDVAQAASAPIKAAFVAPPRFALQLLRAGRCLLLVELPTGEAFQSRDPAYLLLKDMLRAAGLRDSPRIIGEPVRWPLLVRGQLDQGPESARDFVQGFVSARLEDEPCACLWLIGLPSIRFAGEANAESYNRELQVEGLGSAWALPGLELLMDEPQRKADVWLAMRRLMTRWKTIE